Genomic DNA from Enterococcus saccharolyticus subsp. saccharolyticus:
CCAATTCAATGAATTGTTTATTAGAAATTTTAGGATTAGCTTTACCAGGAAATGGAACGACATTGGCAGTTTCAGAAGATCGTCGTGAGCTTGTTCGTCAAGCTGCGTTTCATTTAATGGATTTAGTTAAAAAACAAATTAAACCACGTGACATCGTGACGAAAGAAGCGATTGATGATGCCTTTGCCTTAGACATGGCAATGGGAGGTTCAACCAATACGGTTCTTCATACGTTAGCAATTGCCAACGAAGGGGAAATTGATTACAACTTAGCCGATGTGAATGACATTGCCAAACGTGTACCGTATCTTTCAAAAATTGCGCCATCGTCTGCTTATTCGATGCATGATGTTCATGAAGCTGGTGGTGTTTCTGCTATTATTCGTGAACTCTGCGATATAGAAGGCGCTATTCATCCAGACCGTATAACAGTTACTGGTAAAACGATTCGTGAAAATGTTCAAGATGCAGTCATTCATAATACAGAAGTGATTCACCCGAAAGAAAATCCATATAGTCCAGTTGGTGGTTTATCTATCCTTTATGGAAATATCGCCCCTGAAGGCAGTGTGATTAAAGTAGGTGGGGTCGATTCAGATATTCATGAATTTAGAGGCGAAGCTATTTGCTTTAGTACACATGATGAAGCAGTAGCAGCGATTGATGATGGCACAGTTAGAAAAGGACATGTCGTGGTCATTCGTTACGAAGGGCCAAAAGGTGGTCCAGGGATGCCTGAAATGTTGGCACCTACTTCTAGCATTGTTGGTCGTGGTTTGGGTCGGGATGTAGCCTTAATTACGGATGGACGTTTCTCAGGAGCAACGCGAGGCATTGCCGTGGGACATGTTTCACCAGAAGCCGCAGCAGGCGGTCCATTAAGTTTGGTTAAAGACGGCGATATTATTACTATTGATTTAACAAATCGTACATTGAATGTGGAAGTATCGGATGAAGAATTAGCGGAACGCGAAAAAACACGTCCGAAGTTTGAATTTAAAGTAAAACATGGTTGGTTAGCACGTTATACAGCATTAGTAACATCTGCCCATACTGGGGGAATTATGCGAGTTCCAGAAGACTAGGAGGAAATTTAATGAAGAATCAAGAACAAGAAATAGCTCAAAAAATGTCAGGCGCAAGACTTTTATTAAAATGCTTGCAAAAACATGATGTTGAATTAGTTTTTGGGTATCCTGGTGGTGCGGTTCTTCCATTATATGATGCTTTATACGATGCAGAAATTCCAAATATCCTAACAAGACATGAACAAGGCGCGGTACACGCGGCAGAAGGATATGCCAAAGCAACTGGCAAACCTGGTGTAGTAATTGTAACAAGTGGCCCTGGGGCAACAAACGTTGTAACCGGAATTGCCGATGCGATGGGCGACTCAGTTCCCCTAATTGTTATTACAGGGCAAGTTGCGACACCTGGTATTGGAAAAGACGCGTTCCAAGAAGCAGATATTTTAGGAATTACACTACCTATCACAAAACACAATTATCAAGTGCGTGATGTAGAAGAATTAGAAAAAACAATCGATGAAGCTTTTCATATTGCGACAACAGGTCGTAAAGGTCCCGTGGTGATTGATTTACCAAAAGATATTTCAATTATTGAAGGGACGTATACACAGCGTACAAAACCCGTAAATTTGGTTAGTTATCAACCAACAACCAATCCTTCACAATTACAATTAACGCGCTTGATGGATCAATTGAAAAAAGCGAAAAAACCGATTGTGTTGGCAGGAGCAGGTATTACGGCTTCTAAAGCGGCAGACCAATTGAAAGAGTTTGTAGAACGCTACAAACTACCGACAGTCAATACGTTACTTGGTTTAGGAACACTACCAGCCGATTGTCCATATTTCTTAGGAATGGGCGGCATGCACGGTAGTTACGCAGCGAATATGGCATTAGCTGAATGTGATTTACTGATTAACATAGGAAGTCGTTTTGATGACCGTTTAGCGACATGTCCGAGTCAATTTGCAACAGGAGCAGTGATTGCGCATATTGATATCGATCCCGCTGAAATTGGTAAAATTATCCCAACAGACATTCCAATTGTAGGAGATGCCAAAAACGCGTTAGAAAAACTATTGGCTTTTGAACCATTTGATATCGATAGTCAAGAATGGCAAGATATTTGCCAAGAGCGTAAACAAAACTACCCATTTAAGTATGACCGTGACAACAAAGATGAAATTAAACCACAACGTGTTATTGAAAAAATTGGTGAAATTACAAAAGGACAAGCCTTTGTTTCAACCGATGTTGGGCAACATCAAATGTGGGTTGCACAATATTATCCATTTAATTTCCCAAATCAATTGATTACAAGTGGTGGACTAGGAACGATGGGCTTTGGAATTCCAGCAGGAATTGGCGCGCAATTTGCGTATCGTGATCGTCCGGTAATTGTTTTTGTTGGGGATGGTGGTTTCCAAATGACCAACCAAGAATTTGCAATTTTAAACGAAAATGGTTTGAACGTA
This window encodes:
- the ilvB gene encoding biosynthetic-type acetolactate synthase large subunit yields the protein MKNQEQEIAQKMSGARLLLKCLQKHDVELVFGYPGGAVLPLYDALYDAEIPNILTRHEQGAVHAAEGYAKATGKPGVVIVTSGPGATNVVTGIADAMGDSVPLIVITGQVATPGIGKDAFQEADILGITLPITKHNYQVRDVEELEKTIDEAFHIATTGRKGPVVIDLPKDISIIEGTYTQRTKPVNLVSYQPTTNPSQLQLTRLMDQLKKAKKPIVLAGAGITASKAADQLKEFVERYKLPTVNTLLGLGTLPADCPYFLGMGGMHGSYAANMALAECDLLINIGSRFDDRLATCPSQFATGAVIAHIDIDPAEIGKIIPTDIPIVGDAKNALEKLLAFEPFDIDSQEWQDICQERKQNYPFKYDRDNKDEIKPQRVIEKIGEITKGQAFVSTDVGQHQMWVAQYYPFNFPNQLITSGGLGTMGFGIPAGIGAQFAYRDRPVIVFVGDGGFQMTNQEFAILNENGLNVKFVLINNGSLGMVRQWQERFHNERRSSSVFDGQPDFVKLAEAYGIDAVRIMNPATVDSELEAAFAKEGPLLIEVIVSNSEQVMPMVPAGIPNDQMIGVE
- the ilvD gene encoding dihydroxy-acid dehydratase, which gives rise to MRSDQIKKGIDAAPARSLLYATGQVKNIQDMNKPFIAICNSYIDIVPGHVHLRELADVAKEAIREAGGIPFEFNTIGVDDGIAMGHIGMRYSLPSRELICDSAETVINAHWFDGVFYMPNCDKITPGMIMAAMRTNVPAIFCSGGPMKAGIDPRGHQITLSSMFEAVGAHKAGTMSAEEFKFMEENACPTCGSCAGMFTANSMNCLLEILGLALPGNGTTLAVSEDRRELVRQAAFHLMDLVKKQIKPRDIVTKEAIDDAFALDMAMGGSTNTVLHTLAIANEGEIDYNLADVNDIAKRVPYLSKIAPSSAYSMHDVHEAGGVSAIIRELCDIEGAIHPDRITVTGKTIRENVQDAVIHNTEVIHPKENPYSPVGGLSILYGNIAPEGSVIKVGGVDSDIHEFRGEAICFSTHDEAVAAIDDGTVRKGHVVVIRYEGPKGGPGMPEMLAPTSSIVGRGLGRDVALITDGRFSGATRGIAVGHVSPEAAAGGPLSLVKDGDIITIDLTNRTLNVEVSDEELAEREKTRPKFEFKVKHGWLARYTALVTSAHTGGIMRVPED